From the Buteo buteo chromosome 1, bButBut1.hap1.1, whole genome shotgun sequence genome, one window contains:
- the MFHAS1 gene encoding malignant fibrous histiocytoma-amplified sequence 1 isoform X1 has product MAQTEPPKAVRLWRDAALRARKLRGGPAEPEPEPEPDAGPPGGPPPPPAAAPRRSPPAAALGELEALNLSGRGLEELPEEVGAALSGLRVLSLRRNRLGRLPAAALRHLGRLAELDLSHNRLRGLGDGGALAGLRGLRKLSLSHNELGAEGPGLPPRLAELGRLEELDLSFNRLRRLPEGLGCLRYLRALDVDHNLLPSFPAPLLELAALEELDCSGNRHLGALPEGIAALRRLKILWLSGTGLAALPEGLCQLSALESLMLDGNRLQALPAGFGSLQRLKMLNLSSNLLGEFPAAILALPSLEELYLSRNQLTLLPPHLCQLRQLRTLWLDNNRIRYLPDSIVLLHSLEELVLQGNQIAILPEGFGQLSRVTLWKIKDNPLIQPPYEVCMKGIPYIAAYQQELAHSQPALKPRLKLVLMGLKDAGKTLLRRCLMEEDGQREDMGGLEAGRTQPRGCPGQQQDGGRVPVGCCPFTEPQDASSARVPAIQQLEHLPVERQDICSHVPSHRVKGETPYPAPSLPPNAPQVPSGLGLSGGSKGIEVMDWTADAERGLTFIVYELAGDPSYDVIQSFFLSPGALYVLVVNLSAYVPQRFYPSVGYFLHWLGSKVPHAVVCMVGTHADLCAERELEEKCLDIHHQIAQQEKRDAEGLQSLVQQVDEALGQDFDLRCSSPHAAFYGVSDKNLRRKKAQFQYLLNHRPQILSPVLPFSCRDRCQVRRLRDKLLSVAEHRDIFPNLHRVLPKSWQVLEELHFQPQAQQLWLSWWDSARLGLQAGLTEDRLQSALSYLHESGKLLYFEEHLTLREYVFHNLPRLIDILNVFCQRDATVLLQKLLSDTHIDELRATQLHHYVEGFLLHGLLPAHVIRLLLKPHVQSREDLQLILELLEKMGLCYCVNKPKCKPLNGAAAWYKFPCYVKNEVPHAEAWINGANLSGQSFVVEQLQIEYSFPFIFPPGLFARYSVQINSHVVQRSDGKYQIYAYRGKVPVVVSYRPARGPLQPDTLSIASHASLPNIWTAWQAITPLVEELNVLLQEWPGLYYTVHVLCSKCLKRGSPNPHTFPGELLSQPRPEGLTEIICPKNGSERVNVALVYPPTPTVISPCSKKKLAICCCDVVWKQHCKETTNWNPFPAGGLFPSAPIWSGMREHWRSERTEQISYSLLFGTAALLLQHATSAGAQHYLAFGGTQSAVCTEAVMPGVWQYGDQSSWVYLI; this is encoded by the exons ATGGCGCAGACGGAGCCCCCGAAGGCGGTGCGGCTGTGGCGCGACGCCGCCCTGCGCGCACGGAAGctgcggggcggccccgccgagCCCGAGCCCGAGCCCGAGCCGGACGCGGGGCCGCcgggggggccgccgccgccccccgccgccgcgcctcGCCGCTCGCCCCCGGCTGCCGCCCTGGGGGAGCTGGAGGCCCTGAACCTGAGCGGGCGGGGGCTGGAAGAGCTGCCCGAGGAGGTGGGCGCCGCCCTGAGCGGTCTGCGGGTGCTCAGCCTGCGGCGCAACCGGCTGGGCCgtctgcccgccgccgccctgcGCCACCTGGGCCGCCTGGCCGAGCTCGACCTCAGCCACAACCGGCTGCGGGGCCTGGGGGACGGCGGAGCGCtggcggggctgcggggcctgcgTAAGCTCAGCCTCAGCCACAACGAGCTGGGCGCCGAGGGCCCGGGCCTGCCCCCCCGCCTAGCCGAGCTGGGCCGCCTCGAGGAGCTCGACCTCAGCTTCAACCGGCTGCGCCGCCTGCCCGAGGGCCTGGGCTGCCTCCGGTACCTCCGCGCCCTCGACGTTGACCACAACCTGCTGCCCTCCTTCCCCGCCCCgctgctggagctggctgcCCTGGAGGAGCTCGACTGCTCCGGCAACCGCCACCTCGGGGCCCTGCCCGAGGGCATCGCCGCCCTCCGCCGCCTGAAGATCCTCTGGCTGAGCGGCACCGGGCTGGCAGCCCTGCCGGAGGGCCTCTGCCAGCTGAGCGCCCTCGAGAGCCTCATGCTGGATGGCAACCGGCTGCAGGCCCTGCCCGCTGGCTTTGGCAGCCTGCAGCGGCTCAAGATGCTGAACCTCTCCTCCAATCTGCTGGGGGAGTTCCCCGCTGCCATCTTGGCGCTGCCCAGTCTGGAGGAGCTCTACCTGAGCCGCAACCAGCTCACCCTGCTGCCCCCTCACCTCTGCCAGCTCCGTCAGCTCCGCACCCTCTGGCTGGACAACAACCGCATCCGCTACTTGCCGGACTCCATCGTGCTCCTCCACAGCCTGGAGGAGCTGGTCCTGCAAGGCAACCAGATTGCCATCCTGCCCGAGGGCTTCGGGCAGCTTTCCCGCGTCACCCTGTGGAAGATCAAGGACAACCCCCTCATCCAGCCCCCCTATGAGGTGTGCATGAAAGGCATCCCCTACATCGCAGCCTaccagcaggagctggcccACTCCCAGCCTGCCCTCAAACCCCGCCTCAAGCTGGTCCTGATGGGCCTAAAGGATGCGGGAAAGACCCTGCTGAGACGATGCCTCATGGAGGAGGATGGGCAGAGGGAGGATATGGGAGGTCTGGAGGCAGGGCGTACCCAGCCCAGAGGGtgccctgggcagcagcaggatggtGGGAGAGTGCCGGTTGGGTGTTGCCCCTTCACAGAGCCTCAGGACGCTTCCTCTGCGCGGGTACCTGCCATACAGCAGCTGGAACATCTCCCTGTTGAGCGGCAGGACATCTGTTCTCATGTGCCCTCCCACCGAGTGAAAGGGGAAACACCGTACCCTGCACCGTCACTGCCACCGAATGCCCCCCAAGTACCGTCAGGACTGGGACTGTCAGGAGGCAGCAAGGGCATTGAGGTGATGGACTGGACAGCGGATGCAGAGAGGGGCCTGACATTCATTGTGTATGAGCTGGCGGGGGACCCGAGCTATGATGTCATCcagtctttcttcctctctcccgGAGCACTGTACGTGCTGGTGGTGAATTTGAGTGCCTATGTTCCTCAGCGCTTCTACCCCTCTGTGGGCTATTTCTTGCACTGGCTTGGTTCCAAGGTGCCCCACGCAGTGGTGTGCATGGTGGGAACCCATGCTGACCTCTGTGCGGAGCGGGAGTTGGAAGAGAAGTGCCTGGACATCCATCACCAGATTGCTCAGCAGGAAAAGAGGGATGCCGAGGGACTCCAGAGCTTGGTCCAGCAAGTGGATGAGGCTCTGGGGCAGGACTTCGACCTGCGCTGCTCCAGCCCGCACGCTGCCTTTTATGGGGTCTCGGACAAGAACTTGCGGCGAAAGAAAGCCCAGTTTCAGTACCTTCTCAACCACCGCCCACAGATTCTGTCTCCAGTGCTGCCTTTCAGCTGCCGGGACCGTTGCCAGGTGCGTCGCCTGCGGGACAAGCTGCTGTCGGTGGCTGAGCACCGGGATATCTTCCCGAACCTGCACCGGGTGTTGCCCAAATCCTGGCAagtgctggaggagctgcaCTTCCAGCCGCAAGCTCAGCAGCTGTGGCTTAGCTGGTGGGACTCTGCCCGGTTGGGCTTGCAGGCAGGCCTGACGGAGGATCGGCTCCAGAGCGCCCTGTCCTACCTGCATGAGAGTGGGAAGCTGCTCTACTTCGAGGAGCACCTCACCCTGCGGGAGTATGTGTTCCACAACCTGCCACGGCTCATTGACATCCTCAACGTCTTCTGCCAGCGGGATGCCACTGTGCTGCTCCAAAAACTGCTCAGCGACACCCACATTGATGAACTGAGGGCCACTCAGCTCCATCATTATGTGGAGGGCTTCTTGCTGCAcggcctcctccctgcccacgTTATCCGTCTCCTTCTTAAGCCCCATGTCCAGAGCCGGGAGGATCTGCAGCTcatcctggagctgctggagaagatGGGGCTCTGTTACTGTGTCAACAAACCCAAATGCAAGCCCCTAAATGGGGCAGCCGCTTGGTACAAGTTCCCTTGCTACGTGAAAAATGAGGTGCCCCATGCAGAGGCGTGGATCAACGGCGCCAATCTGAGCGGACAGTCCTTCGTGGTTGAGCAGCTGCAGATTGAATATagctttccatttattttcccacCCGGCTTGTTTGCACGCTACAGCGTCCAGATTAACAGCCACGTGGTTCAGCGGTCAGATGGCAAATACCAGATCTATGCCTACCGGGGAAAGGTGCCCGTGGTGGTGAGTTACCGGCCTGCCAGGGGACCTCTGCAGCCAGATACTCTGTCTATCGCTAGTCATGCATCCCTACCAAATATCTGGACAGCTTGGCAAGCTATTACCCCTTTAGTGGAAGAACTGAATGTCCTGCTCCAGGAATGGCCGGGCCTGTACTACACTGTGCATGTCCTCTGTTCAAAGTGCCTTAAAAGAGGGTCACCCAACCCACACACTTTTCCAG GAGAACTGCTGAGTCAGCCGAGACCAGAGGGACTGACGGAGATCATCTGTCCCAAGAACGGCAGCGAGCGAGTTAATGTTGCCTTGGTTTACCCCCCAACTCCTACTGTGATCAGCCCTTGTTCCAA GAAGAAACTAGCGATTTGTTGCTGTGACGTTGTGTGGAAACAACATTGTAAAGAAACCACAAACTGGAATCCTTTTCCAGCCGGAGGCCTGTTTCCCAGTGCGCCCATCTGGTCTGGGATGCGTGAGCATTGGAGGAGTGAGAGGACAGAGCAGATATCTTACAGCCTGCTCTTTGGGACTgcagccctcctgctgcagcatgcCACTTCAGCAGGAGCACAGCATTACCTGGCCTTTGGAGGCACTCAGTCTGCTGTGTGCACTGAAGCTGTAATGCCAGGAGTGTGGCAGTATGGAGATCAGTCTAGTTGGGTCTATTTAATATGA
- the MFHAS1 gene encoding malignant fibrous histiocytoma-amplified sequence 1 isoform X2 — protein MAQTEPPKAVRLWRDAALRARKLRGGPAEPEPEPEPDAGPPGGPPPPPAAAPRRSPPAAALGELEALNLSGRGLEELPEEVGAALSGLRVLSLRRNRLGRLPAAALRHLGRLAELDLSHNRLRGLGDGGALAGLRGLRKLSLSHNELGAEGPGLPPRLAELGRLEELDLSFNRLRRLPEGLGCLRYLRALDVDHNLLPSFPAPLLELAALEELDCSGNRHLGALPEGIAALRRLKILWLSGTGLAALPEGLCQLSALESLMLDGNRLQALPAGFGSLQRLKMLNLSSNLLGEFPAAILALPSLEELYLSRNQLTLLPPHLCQLRQLRTLWLDNNRIRYLPDSIVLLHSLEELVLQGNQIAILPEGFGQLSRVTLWKIKDNPLIQPPYEVCMKGIPYIAAYQQELAHSQPALKPRLKLVLMGLKDAGKTLLRRCLMEEDGQREDMGGLEAGRTQPRGCPGQQQDGGRVPVGCCPFTEPQDASSARVPAIQQLEHLPVERQDICSHVPSHRVKGETPYPAPSLPPNAPQVPSGLGLSGGSKGIEVMDWTADAERGLTFIVYELAGDPSYDVIQSFFLSPGALYVLVVNLSAYVPQRFYPSVGYFLHWLGSKVPHAVVCMVGTHADLCAERELEEKCLDIHHQIAQQEKRDAEGLQSLVQQVDEALGQDFDLRCSSPHAAFYGVSDKNLRRKKAQFQYLLNHRPQILSPVLPFSCRDRCQVRRLRDKLLSVAEHRDIFPNLHRVLPKSWQVLEELHFQPQAQQLWLSWWDSARLGLQAGLTEDRLQSALSYLHESGKLLYFEEHLTLREYVFHNLPRLIDILNVFCQRDATVLLQKLLSDTHIDELRATQLHHYVEGFLLHGLLPAHVIRLLLKPHVQSREDLQLILELLEKMGLCYCVNKPKCKPLNGAAAWYKFPCYVKNEVPHAEAWINGANLSGQSFVVEQLQIEYSFPFIFPPGLFARYSVQINSHVVQRSDGKYQIYAYRGKVPVVVSYRPARGPLQPDTLSIASHASLPNIWTAWQAITPLVEELNVLLQEWPGLYYTVHVLCSKCLKRGSPNPHTFPGELLSQPRPEGLTEIICPKNGSERVNVALVYPPTPTVISPCSK, from the exons ATGGCGCAGACGGAGCCCCCGAAGGCGGTGCGGCTGTGGCGCGACGCCGCCCTGCGCGCACGGAAGctgcggggcggccccgccgagCCCGAGCCCGAGCCCGAGCCGGACGCGGGGCCGCcgggggggccgccgccgccccccgccgccgcgcctcGCCGCTCGCCCCCGGCTGCCGCCCTGGGGGAGCTGGAGGCCCTGAACCTGAGCGGGCGGGGGCTGGAAGAGCTGCCCGAGGAGGTGGGCGCCGCCCTGAGCGGTCTGCGGGTGCTCAGCCTGCGGCGCAACCGGCTGGGCCgtctgcccgccgccgccctgcGCCACCTGGGCCGCCTGGCCGAGCTCGACCTCAGCCACAACCGGCTGCGGGGCCTGGGGGACGGCGGAGCGCtggcggggctgcggggcctgcgTAAGCTCAGCCTCAGCCACAACGAGCTGGGCGCCGAGGGCCCGGGCCTGCCCCCCCGCCTAGCCGAGCTGGGCCGCCTCGAGGAGCTCGACCTCAGCTTCAACCGGCTGCGCCGCCTGCCCGAGGGCCTGGGCTGCCTCCGGTACCTCCGCGCCCTCGACGTTGACCACAACCTGCTGCCCTCCTTCCCCGCCCCgctgctggagctggctgcCCTGGAGGAGCTCGACTGCTCCGGCAACCGCCACCTCGGGGCCCTGCCCGAGGGCATCGCCGCCCTCCGCCGCCTGAAGATCCTCTGGCTGAGCGGCACCGGGCTGGCAGCCCTGCCGGAGGGCCTCTGCCAGCTGAGCGCCCTCGAGAGCCTCATGCTGGATGGCAACCGGCTGCAGGCCCTGCCCGCTGGCTTTGGCAGCCTGCAGCGGCTCAAGATGCTGAACCTCTCCTCCAATCTGCTGGGGGAGTTCCCCGCTGCCATCTTGGCGCTGCCCAGTCTGGAGGAGCTCTACCTGAGCCGCAACCAGCTCACCCTGCTGCCCCCTCACCTCTGCCAGCTCCGTCAGCTCCGCACCCTCTGGCTGGACAACAACCGCATCCGCTACTTGCCGGACTCCATCGTGCTCCTCCACAGCCTGGAGGAGCTGGTCCTGCAAGGCAACCAGATTGCCATCCTGCCCGAGGGCTTCGGGCAGCTTTCCCGCGTCACCCTGTGGAAGATCAAGGACAACCCCCTCATCCAGCCCCCCTATGAGGTGTGCATGAAAGGCATCCCCTACATCGCAGCCTaccagcaggagctggcccACTCCCAGCCTGCCCTCAAACCCCGCCTCAAGCTGGTCCTGATGGGCCTAAAGGATGCGGGAAAGACCCTGCTGAGACGATGCCTCATGGAGGAGGATGGGCAGAGGGAGGATATGGGAGGTCTGGAGGCAGGGCGTACCCAGCCCAGAGGGtgccctgggcagcagcaggatggtGGGAGAGTGCCGGTTGGGTGTTGCCCCTTCACAGAGCCTCAGGACGCTTCCTCTGCGCGGGTACCTGCCATACAGCAGCTGGAACATCTCCCTGTTGAGCGGCAGGACATCTGTTCTCATGTGCCCTCCCACCGAGTGAAAGGGGAAACACCGTACCCTGCACCGTCACTGCCACCGAATGCCCCCCAAGTACCGTCAGGACTGGGACTGTCAGGAGGCAGCAAGGGCATTGAGGTGATGGACTGGACAGCGGATGCAGAGAGGGGCCTGACATTCATTGTGTATGAGCTGGCGGGGGACCCGAGCTATGATGTCATCcagtctttcttcctctctcccgGAGCACTGTACGTGCTGGTGGTGAATTTGAGTGCCTATGTTCCTCAGCGCTTCTACCCCTCTGTGGGCTATTTCTTGCACTGGCTTGGTTCCAAGGTGCCCCACGCAGTGGTGTGCATGGTGGGAACCCATGCTGACCTCTGTGCGGAGCGGGAGTTGGAAGAGAAGTGCCTGGACATCCATCACCAGATTGCTCAGCAGGAAAAGAGGGATGCCGAGGGACTCCAGAGCTTGGTCCAGCAAGTGGATGAGGCTCTGGGGCAGGACTTCGACCTGCGCTGCTCCAGCCCGCACGCTGCCTTTTATGGGGTCTCGGACAAGAACTTGCGGCGAAAGAAAGCCCAGTTTCAGTACCTTCTCAACCACCGCCCACAGATTCTGTCTCCAGTGCTGCCTTTCAGCTGCCGGGACCGTTGCCAGGTGCGTCGCCTGCGGGACAAGCTGCTGTCGGTGGCTGAGCACCGGGATATCTTCCCGAACCTGCACCGGGTGTTGCCCAAATCCTGGCAagtgctggaggagctgcaCTTCCAGCCGCAAGCTCAGCAGCTGTGGCTTAGCTGGTGGGACTCTGCCCGGTTGGGCTTGCAGGCAGGCCTGACGGAGGATCGGCTCCAGAGCGCCCTGTCCTACCTGCATGAGAGTGGGAAGCTGCTCTACTTCGAGGAGCACCTCACCCTGCGGGAGTATGTGTTCCACAACCTGCCACGGCTCATTGACATCCTCAACGTCTTCTGCCAGCGGGATGCCACTGTGCTGCTCCAAAAACTGCTCAGCGACACCCACATTGATGAACTGAGGGCCACTCAGCTCCATCATTATGTGGAGGGCTTCTTGCTGCAcggcctcctccctgcccacgTTATCCGTCTCCTTCTTAAGCCCCATGTCCAGAGCCGGGAGGATCTGCAGCTcatcctggagctgctggagaagatGGGGCTCTGTTACTGTGTCAACAAACCCAAATGCAAGCCCCTAAATGGGGCAGCCGCTTGGTACAAGTTCCCTTGCTACGTGAAAAATGAGGTGCCCCATGCAGAGGCGTGGATCAACGGCGCCAATCTGAGCGGACAGTCCTTCGTGGTTGAGCAGCTGCAGATTGAATATagctttccatttattttcccacCCGGCTTGTTTGCACGCTACAGCGTCCAGATTAACAGCCACGTGGTTCAGCGGTCAGATGGCAAATACCAGATCTATGCCTACCGGGGAAAGGTGCCCGTGGTGGTGAGTTACCGGCCTGCCAGGGGACCTCTGCAGCCAGATACTCTGTCTATCGCTAGTCATGCATCCCTACCAAATATCTGGACAGCTTGGCAAGCTATTACCCCTTTAGTGGAAGAACTGAATGTCCTGCTCCAGGAATGGCCGGGCCTGTACTACACTGTGCATGTCCTCTGTTCAAAGTGCCTTAAAAGAGGGTCACCCAACCCACACACTTTTCCAG GAGAACTGCTGAGTCAGCCGAGACCAGAGGGACTGACGGAGATCATCTGTCCCAAGAACGGCAGCGAGCGAGTTAATGTTGCCTTGGTTTACCCCCCAACTCCTACTGTGATCAGCCCTTGTTCCAA atAA